The following are from one region of the Amycolatopsis sp. QT-25 genome:
- a CDS encoding DUF6292 family protein, which translates to MTTSTPAPTEAGLDLVTRLNAYLEDVAATLGIRGESCSVDLTGPVAARMRLNWRLPGFPERDVDLMWHEEHGWSAAVATHSGDGHHVVVAYLGGRTVASQPRLVARFADSLRAGEHQDCWPGPPMLRTAGGPSALAKELAAWA; encoded by the coding sequence GTGACCACCTCGACCCCCGCGCCCACGGAAGCAGGTCTGGACCTCGTGACCAGGCTGAACGCCTACCTGGAGGACGTGGCCGCGACGCTGGGGATACGCGGGGAGTCGTGCTCGGTCGACCTGACCGGCCCGGTCGCCGCCCGGATGAGGCTGAACTGGCGGCTCCCCGGCTTCCCTGAACGCGACGTCGACCTGATGTGGCACGAGGAGCACGGTTGGTCGGCCGCCGTGGCGACGCATTCGGGCGACGGCCACCACGTCGTCGTCGCCTATCTGGGCGGCCGGACGGTCGCGTCACAGCCTCGGCTCGTCGCCCGCTTCGCGGACTCCCTGCGCGCCGGCGAACACCAGGACTGCTGGCCCGGCCCGCCGATGTTGCGCACCGCCGGCGGACCGTCCGCGCTGGCGAAGGAACTCGCCGCCTGGGCGTGA
- a CDS encoding MarR family transcriptional regulator, whose product MKSIDLGEDPLALERQVCFALSVASRGVIAVYRPLLEPHGLTHPQYLVMLALWERGPQAVKDLSIALRAEPATLSPLLKRLETIGYVTRRRSAEDERLLTVELTESGRALRTEAEKIPYRVVEKLGMEVSELEALHKALTRVIEATA is encoded by the coding sequence ATGAAGTCGATCGATCTGGGCGAGGATCCGCTCGCGCTGGAGCGTCAGGTGTGTTTCGCGCTGTCGGTCGCCTCCCGCGGCGTCATCGCCGTCTACCGGCCGCTGCTGGAGCCCCACGGGCTCACCCATCCGCAGTATCTGGTCATGCTCGCGTTGTGGGAGCGCGGCCCGCAGGCGGTCAAGGATCTGAGCATCGCACTGCGCGCCGAGCCCGCCACGCTGTCGCCACTGCTCAAACGGCTGGAGACGATCGGTTACGTCACGCGCAGGCGCAGCGCCGAAGACGAGCGATTGCTGACGGTCGAGCTGACGGAATCCGGCCGCGCGTTGCGTACGGAGGCGGAAAAAATCCCATACCGCGTCGTCGAGAAGCTCGGCATGGAGGTCTCCGAGCTGGAGGCGCTGCACAAAGCCCTGACTCGCGTCATCGAAGCCACGGCTTGA
- a CDS encoding TIGR03854 family LLM class F420-dependent oxidoreductase yields the protein MAEDLKIRVGAGLGAGTATEEFGAAVDLLERAGVDSLWLPEAVYSPRIDPVVGLTHALARTANLKVGTGVMVLPGRDPVLVAKQLASLAALAPKRVLPVFGLKPARDAELPLFPVPPGRRAAVFDESLRLIRALLEQEEVTFEGEFFRVEGMGLGMRPVERLDLWLGGKAPGALRRVGRLADGWLASFLTPEETRACRAAIQEAAAEAEREVEADHFGISLIVAENGIPDALAASVAARSDADPARLIADGWSAARDLIAEYLDAGLSKFVLYPAGTEPIERFVEKFVEHAVPLQNRVGGRRTGARPRLSRTSALRSAAASAAARRR from the coding sequence GTGGCGGAGGACCTGAAGATCAGGGTCGGGGCGGGGCTGGGGGCCGGGACGGCGACCGAGGAGTTCGGCGCCGCGGTCGACCTCCTGGAGCGGGCCGGCGTCGATTCGCTCTGGCTGCCCGAGGCGGTGTACTCGCCGAGGATCGACCCGGTCGTGGGGCTGACGCACGCACTCGCCCGTACCGCGAACCTGAAGGTCGGCACCGGGGTGATGGTGCTGCCCGGCCGTGATCCGGTCCTGGTCGCCAAACAGCTCGCCTCACTCGCCGCGCTCGCGCCGAAAAGGGTTCTCCCGGTCTTCGGCCTGAAACCCGCGCGCGACGCGGAACTGCCCTTGTTCCCGGTGCCACCCGGCCGCCGCGCCGCGGTGTTCGACGAGTCGTTGCGGCTGATCAGAGCCCTGCTGGAACAGGAAGAGGTGACCTTCGAAGGCGAGTTCTTCCGGGTCGAGGGCATGGGGCTGGGCATGCGCCCGGTCGAACGACTCGACCTGTGGCTCGGCGGGAAGGCACCCGGCGCGCTGCGCCGCGTCGGCAGGCTCGCGGACGGCTGGCTGGCCAGTTTCCTCACACCGGAGGAAACGCGCGCCTGCCGCGCGGCGATCCAGGAGGCCGCCGCGGAGGCGGAGCGAGAAGTCGAGGCCGACCACTTCGGCATCAGCCTCATCGTCGCCGAGAACGGGATCCCGGACGCGCTCGCGGCTTCGGTCGCGGCACGATCCGACGCGGACCCGGCCCGGCTGATCGCGGACGGCTGGAGCGCCGCCCGCGACCTGATCGCCGAGTACCTCGACGCCGGGCTGAGCAAGTTCGTGCTGTATCCGGCCGGGACGGAGCCGATCGAGCGGTTCGTCGAGAAGTTCGTCGAGCACGCCGTGCCGCTGCAGAACCGAGTGGGCGGCCGACGGACCGGGGCCCGGCCGCGGCTCAGTCGAACTTCAGCTCTTCGGTCCGCCGCGGCATCAGCAGCAGCGCGCCGACGCTGA
- a CDS encoding alpha/beta fold hydrolase, translated as MAGQDLRHWTRCFHPAPSAETRLIAFPHAGGSASAFRPLSAALSPTVEVHTAQFPGRQDRMGEPVIADLHVLSERLVDVVAALPKPFALFGHSMGAIVAFEVARRLETRGLVPAALFVSARRGPDVRKETSHHLAEDDTFLQEVSKLGGTDASIFDDPDIRALALPALRGDYKAVETYRYRPGTDVSCPVVAFAGNADPVLEIPDVENWREHTTGSFEMEVFEGGHFFLDANLDAVVARILGKLTFSS; from the coding sequence ATGGCAGGGCAGGATCTTCGCCACTGGACGCGGTGCTTTCACCCGGCGCCGTCGGCCGAGACGAGACTGATCGCCTTCCCGCACGCGGGTGGCTCGGCGAGCGCGTTCCGGCCGCTTTCGGCGGCCCTCTCGCCCACCGTCGAGGTGCACACCGCGCAGTTCCCGGGGCGGCAGGACCGCATGGGCGAGCCGGTCATCGCCGATCTGCACGTCCTCTCCGAGCGGCTGGTGGACGTCGTCGCCGCGCTCCCGAAACCCTTCGCCCTCTTCGGCCACAGCATGGGCGCCATCGTGGCGTTCGAGGTCGCCCGTCGCCTCGAAACGCGCGGCCTCGTCCCCGCGGCGCTGTTCGTCTCGGCCCGCCGCGGTCCGGACGTGCGGAAGGAGACGTCACACCATCTCGCCGAAGACGACACGTTCCTCCAAGAGGTCAGCAAGCTCGGCGGCACCGACGCGTCGATCTTCGACGATCCCGACATCCGCGCGCTCGCGTTGCCCGCGCTGCGCGGCGACTACAAGGCCGTCGAGACCTACCGCTACCGGCCGGGCACCGACGTGAGCTGCCCGGTCGTCGCGTTCGCCGGGAACGCGGACCCGGTCCTGGAAATACCGGACGTGGAAAACTGGCGTGAGCACACCACCGGCTCCTTCGAGATGGAGGTGTTCGAGGGCGGCCACTTCTTCCTCGACGCCAATCTCGACGCCGTCGTCGCGCGCATCCTCGGCAAGCTCACCTTCAGTTCCTGA